TTATACAAGAAAGTGGGAGGCAATACTGTTAGAAACAAAGCACATCTCAGACTCCTAATGGATGAAATCAAAGAAAAGAGAAAAGATTAGAACCTGTAAACCGTATTTTCTAAATTCAAAATTTTACCATTCTTAATTTCAATACCTTCATCGCTGAGCATTTTTGTTTTAATATGCTCCCCATATGCATAGCCACCAATTTTTCCAGTAGACATGACTACTCTATGACATGGAATAATTACAGGGTATGGATTTTTGTTCATGATTTTTCCAACTACGCGTTGTCCGTTTTTTAGTCCAACTGCCTTTGCTAATTCACCATAAGTTGTGATTTGACCTTTTGGCACTTCAAGTAATTTTTTGTAAATCTTTTGTTCAAGATTCAAAGCTTGATTACCTCAAGATTTGTAGTTTTAAGAAGGTCAAGAATTTTTTGTTTATCAGAACCTAGACCTCTCCAATCTAAAAGTGCGGCAGTTGCCATCTTGTTTTGTGAAATAATGTGGGAAAATAATTCCGTATCAAGATTTTCCAAGGCATGTTTTGGAATTACTGTACCTAATGCATATTTTCCATCAAGTAATTCATCAGTAAACTTT
The nucleotide sequence above comes from Nitrosopumilus sp.. Encoded proteins:
- a CDS encoding methylated-DNA--[protein]-cysteine S-methyltransferase, producing MNLEQKIYKKLLEVPKGQITTYGELAKAVGLKNGQRVVGKIMNKNPYPVIIPCHRVVMSTGKIGGYAYGEHIKTKMLSDEGIEIKNGKILNLENTVYRF